Within the Bacillota bacterium genome, the region ACCGTCTGCCGCCGAGCATCCACCATGGGGACAACCACTTGGCCAGCCCATCCCACCTGCCAAGCCAGGGCCGTCAGGGCACTGACTCCAACCACAGGAATCTGCCAGGTATAGGCCAGAGCTTTGGCCGTAGCTACGCCGATTCTCAGGCCGGTAAAGGAGCCAGGGCCCAGGACCACCGCGATGGCGTCGACGCTGCTCCCTTCCCAGCCGGCATCGGCCATCACCTGCTGGAGGGCCGGCATCAACCGCTCGGAATGGGTCGCGGTCAGTTGTAGGGTGTACTCGGCCACCAAGCGCCCGGACTCCGCCAAGGCTACCCCGCCCGCGGCCGTAGATGTGTCAATTCCAATAATCCGCATCAGTCAATCTCTCCAACCTCTGCCATGTCCTTAAGGTTTTCAGCCAGGTTCACCATCCGGGATCCCTGTCCGGTAATCACCAATTGCCGCTTCGCAGCGCCGGTTTTTTCCACGGTGATCCAGATCACATCCTCCGGCAGGTAATCCTCCACCAGGTTCGCCCACTCAATGAGGGTTATTCCCTCCCCATACCAGTATTCCTCGTATCCGATGTCCTCTAGTTCCTCCGGCTCTTCCAACCGATAGACATCAAAATGATACACCGGCATCTGTCCATAATATTCGTTGACCAGGGCAAAGGTGGGACTGGTGACAGGCTCCTGTACTCCCAAACCTTGGGCAATCCCCTTGACCAAAGCGGTCTTGCCTGCACCCAGGTCTCCAGTGAGGGCGATAATATCTCCCGGCTGTAGGGCTTTGGCCAAAGCGGCTCCAATATCCCGAGTATTGGCTTCACTGGTGGAATTAATGATCAATTCCATAGTAATTACACCTACTTTGCTTTGCCACTCCAAAAATATGGGGTGGTACGGAAAGCACTCAGTGAAACACTGAGTGCTAATATATGTCTATTCTACCACCGATTTCCCGGCAATAAAGACCCTTTCTGGCTTTGAGCGAATATCCAGGGGATTTCCGCTCCAGATCACTAAGTCGGCTTCTTTTCCAGCTTCCAAGCTGCCGAAGCGATCGTCAATCCCCAGAATCTGAGCGGGATTGATGGTCATCGCCTCTAAGGCCGCTGCCTCCGGCAAGCCTTCCTTGACGGCCAGGGCCGCGGTAACGGGCAAGTAGTTGACGGGAACCACGGGATGATCCAGGGTAAAGGCAATTTTCACTCCGGCCCGGTGCAATACTCCAGGGGTGGCATAGGTTTTATCCTTTAGCTCCACCTTGGACCGCGAGGTCAAAGTCGGACCTACAATGGCGGGAATGTTTCGAGCTGCCAGAAAATCCGCGATCTGGTGGCCCTCGGTGCAGTGCTCAATCAGAATGTCCAGATCGAATTCTTCGGCAATACGCACCGCGGTCACGATGTCGTCGGCCCGGTGAGCATGGGCCCGCAGCGGGATCTCCTTCCGCAGGACTCGAACCAGCATTTCCATCTTCAGGTCCCGTTCCGGAGCCTTGCTGGGATCGGACTGCGCCTCTTCCAGTTTCTTAAGGTAGTTTTGGGCCTTAACCAAGTTTTCCCGCAGCAAAGCAGCAATCGCCATTCTGGTCACCGGAGACTTCTTCTGTCCCTGGTACACCCGCTTGGGATTTTCCCCAAAGGCGACCTTCAAACCACCGGATTTGATCACCATCTCATCGACAATCCGGCCGTAGGTGCGAATCACTACCCCTTCCCCGCCGATGACATTGGCACTGCCGGGGACGATGCACATGGCGGTGATGCCGCCTTCGTAGGCATCCTTAAGCCCCTGCTCCTGGGGATTAATCCCATCGATGGCCCGAAGGCTTGGGGTGACAGGATCCACCGACTCGTTGTAGTCCCAACCCGCGGGACCAATTCCCTCTTCATCGACGCCGGCATGACCATGGGCATCGATGAACCCAGGCAAGACCACCTTGCCGGTGGCATCGATCACCTGGGCACCTTCGGGAATGGGGATATCCCTGCCCACGGCTTTGATTTTGCTGCCCTCAATGAGTAAAGTACCCTGTTCTATTATTCCCTGAGTAATAGTATTGATGGTGGCATTGACAATTGCAATCACTCATATGACCTCCCTGACTCTCAGTTATTTGCCGAGGAGATAGCGCCGGGTCCATTGGACCATTAAGGCCGCGCCGTACCCTAAGGCGTCCTCGTCAAAGTCAAACTTTGGATGATGGTGGGGATAGACAAAGCCCTTGGCGGGATTTTTGCTTCCCACATGGATATAGGCTGCACCCCCGGGAACCTGGCCAAAATAGGAGAAGTCCTCTCCGCCCATAGAAGCGTGGGGTTCGTAAATGACGCCCTCGGCACCCAAGAGGTCTGCTGCTACCTCAGCCATCAGCTTGGTGGGTCCTTCGGCATTGATGGTAGCAGGATACACGGGAGTTAGCTCAAATTCTGCCCTAGCCCCATAGGCGGCACACACCCCTGCTAGAATTCGATCGATCTCCTGCTCGATCTGGTCTCTCACCTGGCTGGAGAGGGTGCGAACGGTCCCCGTCAGCTCTACCCGATCGGCGATGACGTTGTGCCGATATCCTCCACTGATGGTGCCCAGGGTTACCACCGCGGGCTCAGCGGGGTTCAGGCGGCGACTGACGATGGTCTGCAGGGCCGTCACTGCCTGGGCGGCAACGACGATGGCATCCACCGTCTGATGGGGCGCGGCACCATGGCCTCCGGCGCCGTGGATGGTGATGGACAGACGATCCACCGCCGCCATCGTGGCGCCGTAACGCAGCCCTATCTTGCCCACCGGCAGGTTATTGGACAGGTGCAGAGCCAACATCGCCTCAACTTCGGGATTGGATAGGACTCCGGCGGCAATCATCGGCTCCGCTCCACCGGGCTCTTCCTCCGCCGGTTGAAAGATGAACTTGATGGTCCCCGCAAGTTCTTCCCGCTGCTGGGACAAGTACTTCGCAGCCCCCAAAAGCATGGCAACGTGACCATCGTGACCGCAGGCATGGGTCACACCGTCGTTACGGGAACGATAGGGACAGTTTTCCTTCCCATCCTGGACCCGCAGGGCATCCATGTCGGCTCTCAGGCCTACAACCTTGCCAGGCTGCCC harbors:
- the tsaE gene encoding tRNA (adenosine(37)-N6)-threonylcarbamoyltransferase complex ATPase subunit type 1 TsaE → MTMELIINSTSEANTRDIGAALAKALQPGDIIALTGDLGAGKTALVKGIAQGLGVQEPVTSPTFALVNEYYGQMPVYHFDVYRLEEPEELEDIGYEEYWYGEGITLIEWANLVEDYLPEDVIWITVEKTGAAKRQLVITGQGSRMVNLAENLKDMAEVGEID
- a CDS encoding amidohydrolase codes for the protein MIAIVNATINTITQGIIEQGTLLIEGSKIKAVGRDIPIPEGAQVIDATGKVVLPGFIDAHGHAGVDEEGIGPAGWDYNESVDPVTPSLRAIDGINPQEQGLKDAYEGGITAMCIVPGSANVIGGEGVVIRTYGRIVDEMVIKSGGLKVAFGENPKRVYQGQKKSPVTRMAIAALLRENLVKAQNYLKKLEEAQSDPSKAPERDLKMEMLVRVLRKEIPLRAHAHRADDIVTAVRIAEEFDLDILIEHCTEGHQIADFLAARNIPAIVGPTLTSRSKVELKDKTYATPGVLHRAGVKIAFTLDHPVVPVNYLPVTAALAVKEGLPEAAALEAMTINPAQILGIDDRFGSLEAGKEADLVIWSGNPLDIRSKPERVFIAGKSVVE
- a CDS encoding amidohydrolase encodes the protein MISLRRRIHQYPELGFEEVKTAALVAEELEKMGLEVTTQVARTGVVGVLRGGQPGKVVGLRADMDALRVQDGKENCPYRSRNDGVTHACGHDGHVAMLLGAAKYLSQQREELAGTIKFIFQPAEEEPGGAEPMIAAGVLSNPEVEAMLALHLSNNLPVGKIGLRYGATMAAVDRLSITIHGAGGHGAAPHQTVDAIVVAAQAVTALQTIVSRRLNPAEPAVVTLGTISGGYRHNVIADRVELTGTVRTLSSQVRDQIEQEIDRILAGVCAAYGARAEFELTPVYPATINAEGPTKLMAEVAADLLGAEGVIYEPHASMGGEDFSYFGQVPGGAAYIHVGSKNPAKGFVYPHHHPKFDFDEDALGYGAALMVQWTRRYLLGK